TGTCCGCACTCCTAGCCTCCTCCAACATCCTTGCCCTCATCTGCCTAGAGCGACACCGGGTGGTGAGCCGGCCCCTGGGCCCGCCCTTTCCCACGCGCGCCCTAGCCGCCCTGAGTTGGCTGCTGGCGTTGCTTCTCGCCCTACCCCAGGCCTTCGTGGTCCACGGTGGTACCACATCAGGCCTCCCCGACGGCTACAGCGGGGTTCCCGCCTTGCCCTCGGCCGCACTGATGCCTAGCTACACTCTGGCCGCCTCGCAGAGCCCGCCGGGGCTTCAGGCTTCTGCTGGGTCGTGGTCAGGAGAGCGCCGGTGCCGTACCATCTTCGGAGCCCTGCCTCGTTGGCACCTACAAGTCTACACAGTGTACGGGACCGTCGCGGGCTTCTTGGCCCCTCTCGCTATCCTGGGCGTCGCCTGCGGCCGCCTGCTCCAAACTTTGTGGCATCAGCGACTCCAGGCGTCAGCTCCTGTCGCCTGGTCCCCCTATGTCTGGGAGGCTGGCCATTGCAGAGCCCGGACCCGAAGCGCCCTCCCTCCAGCCAAGGTGCAAAGCCTGAAGATGACCCTGGTGCTGGCACTGCTCTTTGTGATGTGTGAGCTACCCTACTTCGCGGCAGAGCTGGCGGCCGCTTGGTCGTCCAATTCCCGGGGCGAAGGGCAGGGCGAGGGCCTGACTTCTGCGCTGGGCATCGTGGTGGTCACCAACAGCGCCCTCAATCCCTACGTTTACCTTTTCTTCCAAACTGGAGATAGCCGGTTGCGGCGGTTATGGAGGAGACTGAGCACTGTCTGCTGCTGTGACCGCTGcctgaagaaaggagaaggggaggacGAAGACGAGGTGGCCCGGGGGCACCAGCCACTCCACCGGCACCGCTGGCCCCACCACCACTATCATCACCATCACCGTCGAGAACCGCCCGGAGCCTTCACGACGGAGGGCTCTCCTCACCCAGCCCTATCATCAGCCCCCAAGCAGCTCCCCTGCTCCTGTGAAAGCATCTTCTAGTCATTGGAGTAGCTTCAGTTTTTCACTTCTCTTttcagggagaagggaaggaagcccCTTTCCAGATATCCCTGACTGAAGAAGAAATGCCTGCACTATAAGAGGTGGTTGACTTTAATTCTTCCCTCCTTATCTTcgttcttttccctcctctctcctttttctgtcctttccccttcctcttctatCCCTCTATCCTTTCCTGGCCTTTCCCCCTccctgtttcctttctttctacattctcccttccctgcctgcctccctttccttccctttctcctacttaattccttctttctctttcctttctctccttcctttcctaactttttcatttctctcttgaaCTCTCACCCCATTCTCCAGtgtatgaaaaagaaaaggggtgggggaaggagtagAAATCAGAAGCTTTTGAGAGCTCTCCCTTTCCTCATTTAATACTTTTGAATTCTGCAGTTGTGTTTTAAATGAAGTGCCAAGATTTGACGGTTTGCTGTCAATTCTCATTTGAGTTGTATTTTCATCTTTTACAGCGTGTGACctgtgtttctctttctttccaggagagaggggggaaaaaaagacatactTTCTGTTAGACAGATTGATTAGCTGCTGTGCCTGAGATGCTGCTAGAACTGTGATCATATTCATTATGCTGTATTGCATTTTGTGACTGATTAGTGGTAgagtatttgtaaaaataaaaatgtttctcaAGCCAAAAAATAACATCTTTTCAAATGTCACTCCTTTATtctacaagtatttatttaatgcttaCTGTGCAAAGAATTCTtagtttctccttaaaaaaaaatagtggttATGCATCATGAACCTAACTCCCAGAAAATACATGTGAGATaataatatgtaaaatgctttgcaaactttaaagcactttataaatgttagctattttcattactattcatttcattattattattagttcccCCTTTGGAAATAATCTACACCAGAAAATTCTCACAGGAGGGAAACCCTTCCACCTAGCATTATTTTCAGTAATTTTCTATGGCCTCAGGGATCAGTTGAGAGAAAAGACCTTGGTTGTTACCTGGGAAAGGAATTCTTTAGTATGGATGAGAGAGCCTCCCAGCCTCACTGGGAAAAGGCAGCTGGAACTGAAACTGTCATCTTTAGGGAGCTGTGTGGAAAGCCTATATAATAGTGTCATGTTTACCAGAAGATGAAGGCTGAAAGTGATGGATTAATCAGAACACAGGGAGATAATGGTGGGGTCCCTTTGCCTTCCTTTGCAGATGTCCTTGATTCTAAGAAAGGGTGTGACTGAATATGTGAGCACTTcactatataagaaaaatgaaactattaCAATTTGTGCATTTCATATAGCTATGAGGTTCAGAAAAAAACGACTACATGTCCCTTGCCAAAAGGAGAAACAAATACATAAAGGTAAAATGATTTGGCTGAGGTCAAAGTGATGGAACCAAAATACCTAACCCAAATCTCCtggtttacaaatattttttataatatgttaatattttaaaatgttattgttgtttactATTGATAATCCATCATGAAGTACATGAAAAATATCATAAACTATTCACAGATATTTTTAACTACTTAATCTCTTTCCCCAAAACTTTTATCAGAAATATTATCAAGCAGTAATGATGTATTTATTTCCTCTCTGACCCTCCTGACTCTTAAGTGCTAAGATATCATAATATTATGAAAAACTATTAGCAAGAGTAGAGAGAATGAATACCTAGTAAATCTGCAAACAGATTATAAACCTCAATAATTAAAATGCAACTCTACAATAACAAAATCATGAATTTAACAGGCTTGATTCTTTATACTGTACCAGgtagaaaaatatatagaataaagtCTAACAAGCTTTTTCTACAATTGGATATATTATCTGCCTGAAGGGCTCTCTGAATGCTCCACAGTTAAAAGCAGAATACAAAACAGAGAGTAAAGGGTGAAATTAATGTGAAATCTAATTACATTCCACTCTCTAtagattttgttgatattttcacTACATCCAATTCACATTACAATAATCTTTAAAGCTCAAACCTGAAAATAGAACTGAAGCCTCTGGCCTCGCTATGGGCTGTTATAAACCTAATTGAGGAAAGGAATGAGAGGGAAATAGATTCATTCTTTTCTAAAATGGCCCCAGAAAGTCAAATCCAAGACTGAGTCATCTTTGACTAAAGTGAATCTCACAGTTTATGATAATCCTTTAGCCCAATGACTCTCAAACAGTGTGTAAAAAGGTCTCAGACCCCCTTTACACTGTTAATTTTTAAGGACCCCACAGAGCTTTTCTTATGTGAGTTATATCTGCCAATATTTGCCATATTAGTTATTAAAGCtaataagttttaaaatatgtatttttctgctTAATTATAACAATGATAGACTGGTTATCAGTTAATATGAATACTAGATTTAATGAAAAAAGGGATATttttcaaaaccaaaaaaatagcaatatttttgcagatctctttaatgtctggctTTATAGAAAACAGCTGActtctcatatctgcttctgtATTCAATCTTATATATATTGTTTTGGTTGCAACATATGAagaaaatccagcctcacacagaTATTTAGTTgaaaggaagaatattttaatgGGCAAAtaacatcttagtattattatggggggaaaaaaccaTTTTCTTATCAGACTCCCTTGAAAAGGTCATGGGAACTCCCAAGGATTCTTGGACAACATTTTTTGAACCAGTACTGTAGCCAAATACAGAGAGATATTTATGTTCTAGAGCAGCCTCAAAGGATACTCCTAACCCACTGAAGAACAACATTTAACTATCAGGTTGATCTTGAAACTGCCTAATctacaaactgaaaaaaattaagggatgggccatacttgcattcctggaactagtttgtttgtttttttaacccttactttccatcttagaatcaatactatgcctCCAttgccactggaacaaattgttctcatctgctttTACCACTGGGGAGGTCTTCAAATGGTTGGGGTAGATACCCCCCAAAAAGtgtgttgtgggagagcttgagATTAACCCTGGGCCAGGGAAGTTGCACCCTCAAGAATGACAGGCTCCaatgattatctttaaaaatatagaaatttatttaGGTTGAATGGTTGGGAGGCAGATGTGGGACCAAACTGAGGTGCAGGAGGGAGTCTGCCCCCTTGAAAAGAAGGAGTTCAGGATTTTTATATCCTAAAGAAATAGGATCTACATGACTCAGAaagaaaggtggggaggggggacaaACAACGAGGGTATTGTGAGGTGCCTTAGAGTCTGGGGACATAAACAAATGTATCCATCCTTTATGATATCCTAATCATAAAGGTGAGTGAGTTACCTATGGTGCAAACAGTGTGCCAAGCCCCTTATCATAAACTAATGCATTGCATCTAGTAAATGCATCTAAAACAAGAGGGAATCCTTTCTTTATTCAGCCATCTCTTTGGTTGCTCTAGGGCCAACTTTCTTCAGCCAACACTGCAGGGGTGCAAGATTGAGAAATTCTTCATGTAATCTTTAACCTGGGATTCCTCTAGGGATTTGAGGCATTTGGGGAACCCTGTGCCCCCATCTCAAGTAGATGACTGGTGTTAAAGCTTGCCAAGGCACACAATATATAGTAGTAAAAGACCATAATAATACAGTAATTCAAGTTTTGGGTGTAAGAACTCAACATTTGGCAGAAATtgttgagaaaactagaaagcagtatggcagaaactggacacagaccaacatctcacaccatacaccaggataaagtcaaaatcaAGATTCGATTTTGAGAGAATGGaaatgaaagataaagaaaaatgcaaatctgtGCAGGGTGAAAATATAGGATCTTGGCTGGTGTGCAAGGAAAAGGAGCTTCTGACTCTCTTGGAATTCTGAGAGAGATAGAGTTCTGGGGGGCCAAACTGCCAGCTCTGAGAGAAATTTGGTTGCTGTGAGAGAGTACACAGCTTCAGGACTTGTTCTCCTGGGATACTGCTTGTGTTTTACCCTGTGTACTTCTGTGTATGGTTCCTGTGATTCTCAAATATTCCTGCCAGCCATTTCCAGATTTGATTTACTTCTATCTGTGATACCATGAAGAGAGAACCCAATTTGATTTACATGAACTGTTACTCGATCTTCATAGGCCTAGCCTTCACCTTTGGTGATCAGGCCATTTTTATCAACAATCCTGA
This sequence is a window from Monodelphis domestica isolate mMonDom1 chromosome 3, mMonDom1.pri, whole genome shotgun sequence. Protein-coding genes within it:
- the GPR150 gene encoding probable G-protein coupled receptor 150, whose protein sequence is MEDPFGPSPLPPVPNLSISIPLSRGFNLSSVGDSGAGMLLQPPTPPSRKVRLVSLGIILVVAVVGNATVLCTLCGSGGGPWAGPKRRKMDFLLVHLALADLYVCGGTMLSQLAWELLGDAHMVAGDLACRVVKLLQVSALLASSNILALICLERHRVVSRPLGPPFPTRALAALSWLLALLLALPQAFVVHGGTTSGLPDGYSGVPALPSAALMPSYTLAASQSPPGLQASAGSWSGERRCRTIFGALPRWHLQVYTVYGTVAGFLAPLAILGVACGRLLQTLWHQRLQASAPVAWSPYVWEAGHCRARTRSALPPAKVQSLKMTLVLALLFVMCELPYFAAELAAAWSSNSRGEGQGEGLTSALGIVVVTNSALNPYVYLFFQTGDSRLRRLWRRLSTVCCCDRCLKKGEGEDEDEVARGHQPLHRHRWPHHHYHHHHRREPPGAFTTEGSPHPALSSAPKQLPCSCESIF